The following is a genomic window from Nitrospira sp..
CATGTTGGAGGGAATGGCGAAGCCGATGCCCTGGGCGAAGTTGATGATGGCCGTATTGATGCCGACGATTTCGCCGCGCAGATTGAGCAGCGGCCCACCGGAGTTGCCGGGATTGATGGAGGCATCGGTCTGGATGAAGTTTTCATACCGCGACAGATTGATGTTTTCCCGCCCGATCCCGCTGACGACCCCGAGCGTGACCGTTCGATCCAGCCCGAAGGGATTCCCCACCGCGAGGACCCACTGGCCGACCTTCACGCCGGTCGAGTCGCCGAAGCGGGCGGCGGGGAGGGGGTGGTCGGCCGTGACTTTGAGCACGGCCAGATCCGTGTCCGGATCCTTCCCGATCACCTGGGCGAATAACTTGGTTTTGTCGGAGAAGCGCACTTCGACTTCCGAGGCGTCGCCGACCACGTGGTTGTTCGTAATAATGTGGCCGTTCGGGTCGACGATGACCCCCGAGCCGGACCCCGTCGAGTTCGGCGTCCGTTCGCCGGATCCATCCCGAGATCGTCCCGGAGCTTGGATAGGAAAAATGCTCACGACGGAGGATTTGGCTTCCTCAGCCAAGTCCGTAATGACGGTTTGCAAGTCTTCCAACAGGCGCAGCCCTGGGGACTCTTTATGAGGGGAAGCGCCGTGGTCCGTCCCGGCGAGGCCGATGTCGTCACCGCCGAACACCCATGCGGAGAGAACGACGATCAACATGCGCAGCGTCGAGGAGAAGAGTCGTGTCTTCAT
Proteins encoded in this region:
- a CDS encoding HtrA protease/chaperone protein, whose translation is MKTRLFSSTLRMLIVVLSAWVFGGDDIGLAGTDHGASPHKESPGLRLLEDLQTVITDLAEEAKSSVVSIFPIQAPGRSRDGSGERTPNSTGSGSGVIVDPNGHIITNNHVVGDASEVEVRFSDKTKLFAQVIGKDPDTDLAVLKVTADHPLPAARFGDSTGVKVGQWVLAVGNPFGLDRTVTLGVVSGIGRENINLSRYENFIQTDASINPGNSGGPLLNLRGEIVGINTAIINFAQGIGFAIPSNMAKQVMHQLIAKGKVVRAWLGVGLQPLTPDLAKKFGVNENEGVLVNEVFERDPAAVAGIKPGDVITKVDGAPVDTPNKLSRLVAALEPGATAHVEVVRDGKRMKLNVALSERRDTVVTASLPQTRSDMKLGIDVQDLTVGLAEKFHLNESRGVLIAKVETGSLAQAEGLREGDLVKEVNRVDIGSVGEFTVAVAKVKRGETILLRVLREGRAFYVVLKPPDR